A stretch of Corvus hawaiiensis isolate bCorHaw1 chromosome 8, bCorHaw1.pri.cur, whole genome shotgun sequence DNA encodes these proteins:
- the LOC125329630 gene encoding heparan sulfate glucosamine 3-O-sulfotransferase 1-like isoform X2 encodes MFSDCHLCLPVSAQGAARETHASEACCVLTTGSANHLKRGLTYSFFSRAKHYLEIIIPLHMAFVLVSAYLLLTHAQGAPVENGALLDTLKSQVGLFSNKSEHYSAQVRPPGTSRQIPQTIIIGVRKGGTRALLEMLDIHPNIVVAATEVHFFDWDENYVKGIDWYRNLMPFSYGNQITIEKTPGYFTSPQAPGRIHDMNSSIKLLLILRDPTERVISDYTQVYYNRVESHKPVQLFEDIVIKNGVLNTKYKAIQRSLYDVHMEKWLKHFSLDQIHIVDGNTLIKDPLPELQKVERFLNLPSRIMSSNFYFNQTKGFYCIRSDGRERCLHESKGRPHPLVNSTVLEQLYSYFREHNAKFYRMVNHSFDWH; translated from the exons ATGTTTTCAGACTGTCATCTTTGCCTCCCAGTGTCAGCCCAAGGAGCAGCGCGAGAGACGC ATGCTTCAGAAGCTTGCTGTGTGCTTACCACGGGTTCTGCCAACCACCTCAAGAGGGGACTCACCTATTCTTTCTTTAGTCGAGCAAAACATTATCTTGAAATAATTATTCCTCTCCACATGGCCTTCGTACTCGTGTCAGCTTATCTTCTGCTGACTCATGCTCAGGGTGCTCCTGTTGAGAATGGGGCACTGTTGGATACACTGAAGTCACAAGTGGGATTATTCAGCAATAAAAGTGAGCACTATTCAGCACAGGTGAGACCTCCTGGCACGAGCCGGCAAATACCTCAGACAATCATCATAGGAGTTCGTAAAGGAGGAACGAGGGCTTTGCTGGAAATGTTGGATATTCATCCTAATATTGTGGTAGCAGCTACGGAAGTCCACTTCTTTGACTGGGATGAAAATTACGTGAAAGGAATAGACTGGTATAGAAATCTGATGCCATTTTCTTATGGAAATCAAATTACAATTGAGAAAACACCAGGCTATTTTACATCACCACAGGCTCCAGGAAGAATTCATGACATGAATAGTTCCATTAAACTGCTGCTCATTCTAAGAGATCCCACTGAGAGAGTTATATCTGACTATACCCAAGTATATTACAACAGAGTAGAAAGCCACAAGCCTGTTCAGCTCTTTGAAGATATTGTTATTAAGAATGGAGTGCTTAATACCAAATACAAAGCTATTCAGAGAAGTCTATATGATGTTCATATGGAAAAGTGGCTTAAGCATTTCAGTTTGGATCAGATTCACATAGTGGATGGCAATACTTTAATCAAGGACCCTCTTCCTGAATTACAAAAAGTTGAAAGATTTCTAAATCTTCCTTCTCGAATTATGtcttctaatttttattttaaccagACCAAGGGATTCTACTGCATCAGAAGTGATGGGAGGGAGAGATGTTTACATGAATCCAAAGGGCGTCCCCACCCTCTTGTTAACAGCACTGTTTTGGAGCAACTATATTCTTACTTCAGAGAGCACAATGCAAAATTTTACAGGATGGTTAATCATTCCTTTGACTGGCATTAA
- the LOC125329630 gene encoding heparan sulfate glucosamine 3-O-sulfotransferase 1-like isoform X3: MAFVLVSAYLLLTHAQGAPVENGALLDTLKSQVGLFSNKSEHYSAQVRPPGTSRQIPQTIIIGVRKGGTRALLEMLDIHPNIVVAATEVHFFDWDENYVKGIDWYRNLMPFSYGNQITIEKTPGYFTSPQAPGRIHDMNSSIKLLLILRDPTERVISDYTQVYYNRVESHKPVQLFEDIVIKNGVLNTKYKAIQRSLYDVHMEKWLKHFSLDQIHIVDGNTLIKDPLPELQKVERFLNLPSRIMSSNFYFNQTKGFYCIRSDGRERCLHESKGRPHPLVNSTVLEQLYSYFREHNAKFYRMVNHSFDWH, encoded by the coding sequence ATGGCCTTCGTACTCGTGTCAGCTTATCTTCTGCTGACTCATGCTCAGGGTGCTCCTGTTGAGAATGGGGCACTGTTGGATACACTGAAGTCACAAGTGGGATTATTCAGCAATAAAAGTGAGCACTATTCAGCACAGGTGAGACCTCCTGGCACGAGCCGGCAAATACCTCAGACAATCATCATAGGAGTTCGTAAAGGAGGAACGAGGGCTTTGCTGGAAATGTTGGATATTCATCCTAATATTGTGGTAGCAGCTACGGAAGTCCACTTCTTTGACTGGGATGAAAATTACGTGAAAGGAATAGACTGGTATAGAAATCTGATGCCATTTTCTTATGGAAATCAAATTACAATTGAGAAAACACCAGGCTATTTTACATCACCACAGGCTCCAGGAAGAATTCATGACATGAATAGTTCCATTAAACTGCTGCTCATTCTAAGAGATCCCACTGAGAGAGTTATATCTGACTATACCCAAGTATATTACAACAGAGTAGAAAGCCACAAGCCTGTTCAGCTCTTTGAAGATATTGTTATTAAGAATGGAGTGCTTAATACCAAATACAAAGCTATTCAGAGAAGTCTATATGATGTTCATATGGAAAAGTGGCTTAAGCATTTCAGTTTGGATCAGATTCACATAGTGGATGGCAATACTTTAATCAAGGACCCTCTTCCTGAATTACAAAAAGTTGAAAGATTTCTAAATCTTCCTTCTCGAATTATGtcttctaatttttattttaaccagACCAAGGGATTCTACTGCATCAGAAGTGATGGGAGGGAGAGATGTTTACATGAATCCAAAGGGCGTCCCCACCCTCTTGTTAACAGCACTGTTTTGGAGCAACTATATTCTTACTTCAGAGAGCACAATGCAAAATTTTACAGGATGGTTAATCATTCCTTTGACTGGCATTAA